The window cctttattttggtagttacctgtgtgtattacatacagagacacaccctttttttttttacaataaattGATTGCAGAAACAAGAACCTCCTTTCACACattcctcttcctttcctcctcaagATCCAGAGACTTCTACCACACCTGTTACTGTCTGAGTGGTCTGTCCGTAGCGCAGCACTTTGGCAACATGGATCTGCACCACGAGCTGATCGTCGGCCGGGAGGAGAACAGACTGGTGAGCCTCTAGGAGTTTTTCGAGAATGTTTaatccagtttttttttttaagtatcatGCTCCCCTTTCTGATTTGTAGACACTTTCTTGTTAAATTAGCATGAACATCATACAGTATGACCCAGAAGTGGACCGTTTCCTGTTCCCATCCTTAGGATCCCTATCATGTGAACGCGACACTGTTTAGATTTTAGCTGGTGGCTCGTTGATGGAATTCACATTTTACATGGCTTTAAAAAGTTGTGTTTTCTCCAGGCCCCCAGCCACCCCGTCTACAACATCTGTCCAGAGAAGGTAGCCCAGGCCATCCAACACTTCCACCAGCTGCCTGTCCCCGTGCCTGCACAGAAAGAGGTGTCCTCGGCCTGCAACACTACTGCTGACCACTCCTAGTGCTCACAGTGTAGGCATGGCTATGAGCGTATTTGAGGGGGTCAATTTGAGCATGAAGGCGAGGCTCCGAATCGCTTATCTTGAATGAATAGTTATTTGGGATGCAAGGTTTGTCTATATCGGTGATTCTTTTGCACTACGACTGCAATGATAAACTCTGGGATAAGGTAGTAGTGGCACATAACCCCTTATACAGGATCAGATATTTTTGTCATCCTCCTTAGGATTCAGGGGAAATCtgttcctagatctgtggttaggagCAACTtctagtgccttcagaatgtattcacaccacttgactttttccaaatttttgatgttacaaagtgggattaaaatggattaaattgtcatttttggtcaacgatctacacagaattctacctttaaaaaaaaaaaaagtttttaaaaatatttataaGTTCACACATTCTTTAAAAAGTAATGGTTGTTAATCATTGATAAGACTTGaatgccattttcaagtcttatcATAGAATTTCAAGTAGAtataagtaaaaactgtaactagaccactcaaatattcaatgttgtcttggttaATCAAAtccagtgtagatgtggccttgtgttttaggttattgttctgctgaaaggggaattcagCTCCCAGTGTTTGGTAGaaagattttcctctaggattttgcatgtgctttgctccattctgttaatttttttatcctgaaaaactccccagtccttaacaatgacaaatatacccataacatgatgcagccactagtattcttgaaaatatggaatgtggtattggatttgtcccaaacataacgctttgtattcaggacaaaacatTAATTTAttagccacattttttgcagtattactttagtaccttgttgcaaacaggatgtatggaggcttccttcttttcaattaggttagtattgtggagtaagtacaatgttgagccatcctcaccgttggcctcatggtgaaatcccagagcagtttccttcctttccggcaactgagttaggaaggacgcctgtatatttgtagtgactggttgtattgatataccatacaaagtgtaataaataacttcaccatgctccaaGGGATAtttagctttttattttttacccatctaccaataggtgccctttgcaaggcattgaaaaacctccctggtctttgtggttgaatctaggcttgaaattcactactcaatTGAGGGGCCTTACCTGTATGCGTGGgccagtcattcaaaaatcatgttaaccactattattgaacacagtgagtccatgtgaCAAGTTTAACACTTTTACCCTTGAACATAAGTTAGTCATAACAAAAGGGGTGAATAGTTGAATCAAAACGTTCcgcaaacaaaattccactttgacattatgggtatcAATGACACAATCTAAATGTAATTCATATTAAATTCtgtctgtaacacaaaatgtggaagagtTAAAGGGGTGTGAACGTTGTGAAGGGACTGTATATGTGGAGCAGTGTGCTTGCTGAGAAGTGGACTACAAGTATCCATCCAGCAAACTGGTTGATTGCTGGTCCCCAACTGACAAACAAGGgattgagagaagaggagaacatTAGGGCTGTCCAAATAAAGGCCTGAGTATAAATTGTTGTGAGTTATTTACTTTATACAGAAATCAATATATACTGTGACTGTTGTGGTCGTCTGACCAAGGTGAATTAACCAAATAAATGTTCATACCACCAGTGCAGAACGTTTGTGGATGACTGACCTAAACTCCTGTGTAAAGCTGTTTAAACCAAGTCAATCTGAAGTTATTCAGATGAATATCTTCAATAGTTACTAGCTCCAGTCAGAGCCATattcagtggggagaacaagtatttgatacacctgccgattttgcaggttttcctacttacaaaacatgtagaggtctagtttatcatagatacacttcaactgtgagaaacggaacctaaaacaaaaatccagaaaatcacattgtatgatttaagtaattcatttgcattttattgcatgacataagtatttgatacatcagaaaagcagaacttaatatttggtacagaaacctttgtttgcaattacagagatcatacgtttcctgtagttcttgaccaggtttgcacacactgcagcagggattttggcccactcctccatacagaccttctccagatccttcaggttttggggctgtcgctgggcaatatggactttcagctccctccaaatattttctgttgggttcaggtctggagactggctaggccactccaggaccttgatgcTTCCTACGgaaccactccttagttgccctggctgtgtgtttcgggtcgttgtcatgctggaagacccagccatgacccatcttcagtgctcttactgagggaaggaggttgttggccaagatctcacgaaaCATTGCCCCattcatcctcccctcaatacggtgcagtcgtcctgtcccctttgcagaagaGCATCCCCAAacaatgtttccacctccatgcttcacggttgggatggtgttcttggggttgtactaatccttcttcctcctccagacacggcgagtggagtttagtcttatcagaccacatgaccttctcctattcctcctctggatcatccagatggtcattggcaaacttcagacgggcctggacatgcgctggcttgagcagggggaccttgcgtgcgctgcagtattttaatccatgacggcgtagtgtgttactaatggttttctttgagactgtggtcccagctttcttcaggtcattgaccaggttctgccgtgtagttctgggctgatccctcaccttcctcatgatcattgatgcccccacgaggtgagatcttgcatggagccccagactgaggttgattgaccgtcatcttgaacgtcttccattttctaataattgcaccaacagttgttgccttctcaccaagctgcttgcctattgtcctgtagcccatcccagccttgtgcaggtctacaattttatccctgatgtccttacacagctccctggtcttggccaaTGTGGAGaggtttgagtgtgtggacaggtgtcttttagacaggtaacgagttcaaacaggtgcagttaattcaggtaatgagtggagaacaggagggcttcttaaaggaaaactaacaggtctgtgagagccggaattcttactggtttgtaggtgatcaaatacttatgtcatgcaaatgAATTgcttaaatcatacaatgtgattttctggatttttgttttagattccgtctctcacagttgaagtgtacctatgatacaaattacagacctctacatgctttgtaagtagaaaaacctgcaaaatcggcagtgtatcaaatacttgttctccccactgtatatacagagtTGGGACATTGAGAGTTCTGCATTATGATGCATCAACATGACACTGCAACATTCTGtagcagccatgttagaaccccattaacatgacactgcaacattctataacagccatgttagaaccccattaacatgacactacaacatcctatagcagccatgttagaaccccattaacactGAATGGGGAATAGAATGTCCAGAACGAGCATTATTTTAACAATGTAACTGAATGTCTGGAATTAGAACAATATAAGAGTTGTCTAAACTCTACATGTATGTCTCTGGCCTCCACCCATTTCTGAGAAGTCAGAAGGGTAAGCAGTTCTTTGAATTCTTCAACCCTGTTGGCCAGTTTGTCATGAAACAGCTCACAGAACTGCCCTCTATCATAACACaggtctgtcccaaatggcattatgttccctacatagtgcactacttttgaccagaatcctaTGGCCCATTGTGAAAAGGAGTGTattatgtagggtatagggtgtcaCACCCCATGTTTTCCTGCGAGGGCAAACCAGTTGTATGACATGACAGGAGTTATATATGCCTCCCGTCAGTCATTttgacaccagacacacacctggGGTGTGTTCAATTAGCTTTGTTTGCTACATTTTGTGGTTTTGAGTTACATTTGCTCCTATTTGGTGGGGTGTGGCCATTTGAAATCACAAAACtcaggcagcacacacacaccataaggTAATCACCCTCTGGGCCAACAGAGTTTAACAGTTCTGTTTCCATTGAATTAGTTTGCACACCGTTTTGTCATACTGAACGCAGCCCTGGATACCCGCTGCCATTACAAACCAGAAAAACACACAGTCCTCTAGGTGGATGGATGGTCTGTCAGCACtcagtaaacacacagtccactaGGTGGATGGATGGTCTGTCAGCCCTCAGtaaacacaggaacacacagtccTCTAGGTGGATGGATGGTCTGTCAGCACtcagtaaacacacagtccactaGGTGGATGGATGGTCTGTCAGCCCTCAGtaaacacaggaacacacagtccTCTAGGTGGATGGATGGTCTGTCAGCACTCAGTAAACACAGTCCTCTAGGTAGATAGATGGTCTGTCAGCACTCCGtaaacacaggaacacacagttcTGTCATTCATCTCATAACTCTAGGATAGGTTGACACAGAGGGTTTTAACGATGTTCAAATCCTGAACTGCATGTCCtccaccaagtctggaaccaacgggaccctgaacagcttctacccacaagacTGCTGAAGAGTTAACCAAATCGCTACCTGGACTAATCTGCATTGACCCCTTTTTTACACAAATTATTTAGACTCCTCAGTAACCACAGCACTACGCGTTGATCTCTTGTTGCCAAGTCACTTCATCCCtacatatatgtacatatctacctcaattacctgttACCCcggcacatcaactcagtactggtgccaagtcactacatatctacctcaattacctgttACCCcggcacatcaactcagtactgatGCCAAATTATCGTTGTTTTccccttccccccccccctctgcattgttgggaagggcccataagcatttcactgttagtctacacctgatATTTACAATGCAGGTGAAAATCTAAACCATAAAATGTATAATGTATCATTTCTCTTCAGATTAGAAATGTTTGGATACGTTGTCCACTTAACAGGAGAACTTGCAACAAAATACAGAATCACACTTTTTAAAGGATAAAATAGTTTTATTTATAGTCTCATAGTAAAAGGTAGGCCTCAACTTGCAAGACAATTGTTGGCAGTATGTACAACATACTTGTAATTTCCATGGAATGGAATCAGACAAAGATTATTTAGTTTACACTAATCATACCCTaaaatgggggagggaggggagataattgataagatatacatacacacatttccTAGACACACAAAACGCTTTCTTCTTTTTTAACTTGGGGAGTCGCCGACATTAAGAGTTCACTGTGTAATTCACAACACCTTGACAGGGACGTCATTTTCTCCTCAAATTGAATAGAAAAATGGGAACTACATTGACATTCATATCTATTTCATACCTTTGAAGCACAACTACAAGTGACAGATTTGTGAGAATACAAAATGCGTAACATTTTTTGAGAACTTGAAAACATAAATTAAATACAAATGTTATTGATTGTAAAACATGGAGATTACTGACTCAGCCACCTAAACTCATTCACTAGTTCAAGCTAAAAGACGGACGGAATCTAGTCCTTTTTTCCAAAACATCAATGATTTTCTACAAAGGGGATTATATTTGTTTTAATTTCACCGTGTGTAAAAATGGAAAACTAATTCTATGGGCCTGAGGTGGGTTTTTCTTTCACATCAATATTTAgcttcaaattctttgtggaaaAAAAGTTGGTTTTAAAAAATGGTTTAAAAAAAGGCTTCTCCGACAGACAGGACGACTCTTCTTGACGTGTGTAAATTCTAAAACAGACaaagacacaaaaaaaaacaaaaaaaaaaaatatatatttcagcaGTGCTTGGAGGAGTACGCCTCTTCTCTCCGTAGCCTTCCACTGGGAGGAGAGAGTTTTGGATAGTTGacattgctgagagaggagaggaaaggggagagagggggagaaaagaaaaaaaaaaaaaaacattttccctGCACGTTATGTTTTAAAATCAAtgttcttctctcccctctctcccctctccctctctcctcccctcccctctctccctctctcccctctctccctctctccctctctccctctctccctctctccctctctccctctccagcggATGGCGTGATGAAGAGACTTCAGGATAGACATATCATGAGGGAAGGATTGGAGTCTTCACTATGCAGTGAGAGCACATCCAGAGAAAGAATGTAGTGGGAATTACAGGATAAGTACTGACTACTGGACCAGTACCCGTGCCTGCAGTACCCCTCCACACCAGGCGTGGCACTGTGGGCTAGTCCAGAGTCCTAGCTGGCCTCCACGCGGAGCTTCTTCCTGGGGGCTGGGGGTTCCTCTGGCTCGGACTCGGAGCTGGAGTCAGAGCCTCCGTCGAAAGCGGACACAGCGCTGCCTTTAGGGTTGGTGTACAGGCTGCTGTCTGAAGAACTGTAGCTGGCCTGGAGCTGCGTCGAACCCTTCACCTTCTCCAGGGCACGCACTACAGGGGAAAAGATAATGGGGAGGAAGGAAAGATaatggggaggaaggaaggacagagaaaggaaggaaaTAGACAAAGGGAGGAAAAagaaaggatggaggagagggagcaagggagaaTAAAGAAAAGGGTTGAGAAGATGAAGAGGCAAATGTAGAAGGTCAATGTCCAAATTTGACCCATAAGCAGACAaacacacgctacagaaacaCGGTCCGTAGGCACGGTAGGTTCTCCATCATACTACAGGTAGATGATCCGTAGGTACGGTAGATTCTCCATCATACTACAGGTAGATGATCCGTAGGTACGGTAGGTTCTCCATCATACTACAGGTAGATGATCCGTAGGTACGGTAGATTCTCCATCATACTACAGGTAGATGATCCGTAGGTACGGTAGATTCTCCATCATACTACAGGTAGATGATCCGTAGGTACGGTAGATTCTCCATCATACTACAGGTAGATGATCCGTAGGTACGGTAGGTTCTCCATCATACTACAGGTAGATGATCCGTAGGTACGGTAGATTCTCCATCATACTACAGGTAGATGGTCCGTAGGCACGGTAGATTCTCCATCATACTACAGGTAGATGATCCGTAGGTACGGTAGGTTCTCCATCATACTACAGGTAGATGATCCGTAGGTACGGTAGATTCTCCATCATACTACAGGTAGATGATCCGTAGGCACGGTAGGTTCTCCATCATACTACAGGTAGATGATCCGTAGGCACGGTAGATTCTCCATCATACTACAGGTAGATGGTCCGTAGGCACGGTAGATTCTCCATCATACTACAGGTAGATGGTCCGTAGGCACGGTAGATTCTCCATCATACTACAGGTAGATGGTCCGTAGGCACGGTAGATTCTCCATCATACTACAGGTAGATGGTCCGTAGGTACGGTAGATTCTCCATCATACTACAGGTAGATGGTCCGTAGGCACGGTAGATTCTCCATCATACTCACCTTGCTGCTCCAGCAGTGCGTTCTGCCTCTTCAGGTCGTCGATGTCCTGCTGGTGGGTGTGGTTTTTCCTCCTCATGTACTGGATATAGTCCGTGGCTTTGTCTAGGATCTGAGCTCGGGACGCCTGTTTGATAGATTGCTGTTGGCAACAAAGGGAAAACTCAAATAGGACACAAGGAAAGATGCCAGTGTCCTTATTAAAATCACATTTGCTAGCACAGCTATCATAACAACCTCCCTACACCGACCCCTGTAGCACAGCTATCATAACAACCTCCCTACACCGACCCCTCTAGCACAGCTACCGTAACAACCTCCCTACGCCGACCCCTCTAGCACAGCTACCGTAACAACCTCCCTACGCCGACCCCTCTAGCACAGCTACCGTAACAACCTCCCTACGCCGACCCCTCTAGCACAGCTACCGTAACAACCTCCCTACGCCGACCCCTGTAGCACAGCTACCGTAACAACCTCCCTACGCCGACCCCTGTAGCACAGCTACCGTAACAACCTCCAGCACAGCTACCATAACAACCTCCCTACGCCGACCCCTCTAGCACAGCTATCGTAACAACCTCCCTACGCCGACCCCTCTAGCACAGCTACCGTAACAACCTCCCTACGCCGACCCCTCTAGCACAGCTACCGTAACAACCTCCCTACGCCGACCCCTGTAGCACAGCTACCGTAACAACCTCCCTACGCCGACCCCTGTAGCACAGCTACCGTAACAACCTCCAGCACAGCTACCATAACAACCTCCCTACACCGACCCCTGTAGCACAGCTATCATAACAACCTCCCTACACCGACCCCTCTAGCACAGCTACCGTAACAACCTCCCTACGCCGACCCCTCTAGCACAGCTACCGTAACAACCTCCCTACGCCGACCCCTCTAGCACAGCTACCGTAACAACCTCCCTACGCCGACCCCTCTAGCACAGCTACCGTAACAACCTCCCTACGCCGACCCCTGTAGCACAGCTACCGTAACAACCTCCCTACGCCGACCCCTGTAGCACAGCTACCGTAACAACCTCCAGCACAGCTACCATAACAACCTCCCTACGCCGACCCCTCTAGCACAGCTATCGTAACAACCTCCCTACGCCGACCCCTCTAGCACAGCTACCGTAACAACCTCCCTACGCCGACCCCTCTAGCACAGCTACCGTAACAACCTCCCTACGCCGACCCCTCTAGCACAGCTACCGTAACAACCTCCCTACGCCGACCCCTGTAGCACAGCTACCGTAACAACCTCCCTACGCCGACCCCTCTAGCACAGCTATCGTAACAACCTCCCTACACCGACCCCTCTAGCACAGCTACCGTAATATACTCACTATACTGACTGACCCATCGACCCCTACTGTAATACTACTGCTGTAAATATAGCTTAAAACAGCTGCCGACCCCCCTCAGGCCACGCTGCTATAATGCAGGCTAACAACCAGAACCTATACAGTGAATTAAGTTTCTAGGATGATTTAAACCACTAAATCCTGAAAAAGGAGAGAACATCAAAATGTGACTAAAGCCCAGAATTATCCACATCCTTACACATAACGATCCTCAGACAGAACCCGAACCAAAACTATCACGAATGTGAACCTGCATAACGTTTCTATGCAGATCAAAAATGTCCATCATTTTAGTTTCTCAGAGTCGGTCACAGAATAATGAATTAGAACGTTTCTATGAGGAGCCAGAACAGATCCACAATTCCTACAAAGATCAAACTATAATTCcctaa is drawn from Oncorhynchus tshawytscha isolate Ot180627B linkage group LG05, Otsh_v2.0, whole genome shotgun sequence and contains these coding sequences:
- the LOC112236025 gene encoding protein max-like isoform X3, which produces MSDNDDIEVDSDADKRAHHNALERKRRDHIKDSFHSLRDSVPALQGEKVGREVASLLRDARPSTGTSAGGIVALSDQSIKQASRAQILDKATDYIQYMRRKNHTHQQDIDDLKRQNALLEQQVRALEKVKGSTQLQASYSSSDSSLYTNPKGSAVSAFDGGSDSSSESEPEEPPAPRKKLRVEAS
- the LOC112236025 gene encoding protein max-like isoform X7, producing the protein MSDNDDIEVDSDADKRAHHNALERKRRDHIKDSFHSLRDSVPALQGEKQSIKQASRAQILDKATDYIQYMRRKNHTHQQDIDDLKRQNALLEQQVRALEKVKGSTQLQASYSSSDSSLYTNPKGSAVSAFDGGSDSSSESEPEEPPAPRKKLRVEAS
- the LOC112236025 gene encoding protein max-like isoform X6; the protein is MSDNDDIEVDSDADKRAHHNALERKRRDHIKDSFHSLRDSVPALQGEKVGREQSIKQASRAQILDKATDYIQYMRRKNHTHQQDIDDLKRQNALLEQQVRALEKVKGSTQLQASYSSSDSSLYTNPKGSAVSAFDGGSDSSSESEPEEPPAPRKKLRVEAS
- the LOC112236025 gene encoding protein max-like isoform X2, which gives rise to MSDNDDIEVDSDEDSSRYHNVADKRAHHNALERKRRDHIKDSFHSLRDSVPALQGEKVASLLRDARPSTGTSAGGIVALSDQSIKQASRAQILDKATDYIQYMRRKNHTHQQDIDDLKRQNALLEQQVRALEKVKGSTQLQASYSSSDSSLYTNPKGSAVSAFDGGSDSSSESEPEEPPAPRKKLRVEAS
- the LOC112236025 gene encoding protein max-like isoform X1; the protein is MSDNDDIEVDSDEDSSRYHNVADKRAHHNALERKRRDHIKDSFHSLRDSVPALQGEKVGREVASLLRDARPSTGTSAGGIVALSDQSIKQASRAQILDKATDYIQYMRRKNHTHQQDIDDLKRQNALLEQQVRALEKVKGSTQLQASYSSSDSSLYTNPKGSAVSAFDGGSDSSSESEPEEPPAPRKKLRVEAS
- the LOC112236025 gene encoding protein max-like isoform X5 is translated as MSDNDDIEVDSDEDSSRYHNVADKRAHHNALERKRRDHIKDSFHSLRDSVPALQGEKQSIKQASRAQILDKATDYIQYMRRKNHTHQQDIDDLKRQNALLEQQVRALEKVKGSTQLQASYSSSDSSLYTNPKGSAVSAFDGGSDSSSESEPEEPPAPRKKLRVEAS
- the LOC112236025 gene encoding protein max-like isoform X4, producing MSDNDDIEVDSDEDSSRYHNVADKRAHHNALERKRRDHIKDSFHSLRDSVPALQGEKVGREQSIKQASRAQILDKATDYIQYMRRKNHTHQQDIDDLKRQNALLEQQVRALEKVKGSTQLQASYSSSDSSLYTNPKGSAVSAFDGGSDSSSESEPEEPPAPRKKLRVEAS